From Phycisphaerales bacterium, a single genomic window includes:
- a CDS encoding SIMPL domain-containing protein (The SIMPL domain is named for its presence in mouse protein SIMPL (signalling molecule that associates with mouse pelle-like kinase). Bacterial member BP26, from Brucella, was shown to assemble into a channel-like structure, while YggE from E. coli has been associated with resistance to oxidative stress.), with amino-acid sequence MEYRVRLNLLSTAVVLAIGIAASVITSTIVAARAYQSRVRQLASNQREITVKGSARERVTSDIGVWSISVSERSKALADGYTALESSTAKVQAFLAEQGFSASEIALASIETDPHHARDERGNSSWEVEAYTLSRVLTVTSPQVARFPKAEAEVTRLMKDGVSVRSYAPRYYYSRIADLKIQILGKAAQDAHARAQEIAKSSGGRVADVRSVQMGVLQITEPHSTEVSSAGLYDTSTIEKDVTAVVTVAYGLES; translated from the coding sequence ATGGAATACCGCGTCCGTCTCAACCTGCTCAGTACCGCCGTCGTCCTCGCCATCGGTATCGCCGCGAGCGTGATCACCAGCACCATTGTGGCGGCCCGCGCGTACCAGAGCCGAGTCCGCCAGCTCGCGAGCAACCAGCGCGAGATAACCGTCAAAGGCTCCGCCCGCGAGCGCGTCACCTCGGACATCGGCGTCTGGTCCATCTCCGTTTCTGAACGTTCCAAGGCCCTGGCCGACGGCTACACCGCCCTCGAGTCCAGCACCGCCAAAGTTCAGGCGTTCCTCGCTGAGCAAGGCTTCAGTGCCTCGGAGATCGCCCTCGCCTCTATCGAGACCGATCCCCATCATGCACGCGACGAGCGTGGCAACTCCAGTTGGGAAGTGGAGGCATACACGCTGTCGCGCGTCCTCACCGTGACCAGCCCCCAAGTCGCGCGTTTCCCCAAAGCCGAAGCCGAGGTCACCCGCCTGATGAAGGACGGCGTGAGCGTCCGCTCCTACGCACCGCGGTACTACTACTCCAGGATCGCCGATCTCAAAATCCAGATTCTCGGCAAGGCAGCGCAGGACGCGCACGCCCGCGCCCAGGAAATCGCGAAGAGCTCCGGCGGCCGCGTCGCCGATGTCCGCTCGGTGCAGATGGGCGTTCTTCAGATCACCGAGCCTCACTCAACCGAGGTGAGCTCCGCAGGCCTCTACGACACTTCCACCATCGAGAAAGACGTCACCGCCGTCGTCACGGTCGCCTACGGCCTCGAATCCTGA
- a CDS encoding ABC transporter ATP-binding protein, translated as MLVVDGVHKSFGSVRAVQGISFELKPGQVAGLLGPNGAGKTTTIRMITGFYLPDQGRVLIGGCDTVDQPKAAHSRLGYLPESTPLYAEMRVTDYLHFRGKLFGMDRRTRVAAIEHVISRCWLKDVRKRRVAKLSKGYKQRVGLAAALLHNPPVLVLDEPSNGLDPSQIRETRQLVRELSADRTMLMSSHILPEVERICDRVIIVAAGKVRADGSPAQLIRDSGDQGTYLAQAKGGRAGDDDRFIRIMTTVPYVQSARRTNPDRPGEVQDWTHWVLTSKKGAPDLREAIAHAAMQNGIMLRELRTDAQTLERVFLRLVEESEQAAPEPEPAAVIDDKVRATPTGSAA; from the coding sequence ATGCTGGTCGTCGACGGTGTGCACAAGTCATTCGGAAGTGTCCGGGCCGTGCAGGGCATTTCATTCGAGCTGAAACCCGGCCAGGTGGCCGGTCTGCTGGGCCCCAACGGCGCCGGCAAGACAACCACCATCCGCATGATCACGGGGTTCTACCTGCCCGACCAGGGCCGCGTCCTCATCGGCGGCTGCGACACCGTCGACCAGCCCAAGGCCGCCCACTCCCGCCTGGGGTATCTCCCGGAATCAACCCCCCTCTACGCGGAGATGCGCGTCACCGACTACCTCCACTTCCGCGGCAAGCTCTTCGGCATGGACCGCCGCACCCGCGTCGCCGCCATCGAGCACGTCATCAGCCGCTGCTGGCTCAAGGACGTCCGCAAGCGCCGCGTCGCCAAGCTCAGCAAGGGCTACAAGCAGCGCGTCGGCCTCGCCGCCGCCCTGCTCCACAACCCGCCCGTGCTCGTCCTCGATGAGCCCAGCAACGGCCTGGACCCCTCCCAGATCCGCGAGACCCGCCAGCTCGTCCGCGAGCTGAGCGCCGACCGCACCATGCTGATGAGCTCGCACATCCTCCCCGAGGTCGAGCGCATCTGCGACCGCGTCATCATCGTCGCCGCCGGCAAGGTGCGGGCCGACGGCTCGCCCGCGCAGCTCATCCGCGACAGCGGCGACCAGGGCACCTACCTCGCCCAGGCCAAGGGCGGCCGCGCCGGCGACGACGACCGCTTCATCCGCATCATGACCACCGTCCCCTACGTCCAGAGTGCGCGAAGGACCAACCCCGACCGCCCCGGCGAGGTGCAGGACTGGACCCACTGGGTGCTCACCTCCAAGAAGGGGGCCCCCGACCTCCGCGAGGCCATCGCCCACGCCGCCATGCAGAACGGCATCATGCTCCGCGAGCTCCGCACGGACGCCCAGACCCTCGAGCGCGTCTTCCTCCGCCTCGTCGAAGAGAGCGAGCAGGCCGCCCCCGAGCCCGAGCCCGCAGCAGTGATTGACGACAAGGTCCGGGCGACCCCCACCGGGAGCGCGGCATGA
- a CDS encoding DUF444 family protein, which translates to MVNKIEQDHQRFRQIIRGRIRKDLRRFLSRGELLGREGKRVVSIPVHDIDIPTFRYGDNSGGVGMGDGEEGQGVNQPGKGNMGQGGEQEGHHLLEVDVTLEELADILAEELELPRIQPRGHHQITTIKDKYTGVRPVGPASLRHFKRTYREALKRQLAMGQYDPLRPVIIPIKNDLRFRTWNEVKKPQSNALIVYMMDVSGSMGDEQKELVRLEAFWIDTWLRRNYEGIESRYIVHDVRAGEVDKKTFFSVREDGGTRISSAFTCCKDLLAAHYDPNDWNIYLFHFSDGDNSSDADNRLCVKLLKENLLPHCNLFGYCQVASAYGSGSFYGVLQEAFPDGAADESGPKLITSKVNGRDDLFESLRTFFKAGR; encoded by the coding sequence ATGGTCAACAAGATCGAACAAGACCACCAGCGCTTCCGCCAGATCATCCGCGGCCGCATCCGCAAGGACCTCCGCCGCTTCCTCTCCCGGGGCGAGCTCCTGGGGCGCGAGGGCAAGCGCGTTGTATCCATCCCCGTCCACGACATCGACATCCCCACCTTCCGCTACGGCGACAACTCCGGCGGCGTGGGCATGGGCGACGGTGAAGAAGGACAGGGCGTCAACCAGCCGGGCAAGGGCAACATGGGCCAGGGCGGCGAGCAGGAGGGCCACCACCTCCTCGAGGTCGACGTCACCCTTGAAGAGCTCGCGGACATCCTCGCCGAGGAGCTGGAGCTGCCGCGCATCCAGCCCCGCGGCCACCACCAGATCACCACTATCAAGGACAAGTACACCGGCGTGCGCCCCGTCGGGCCCGCGTCGCTCCGCCACTTCAAGCGGACCTACCGCGAAGCACTCAAGCGTCAGCTGGCGATGGGCCAGTACGACCCGCTGCGACCGGTGATCATCCCGATCAAGAACGACCTGCGCTTCCGCACGTGGAATGAGGTCAAGAAGCCCCAGAGCAACGCCCTCATCGTCTACATGATGGACGTCTCGGGCTCGATGGGGGACGAGCAGAAGGAGCTCGTGCGGCTCGAGGCGTTCTGGATCGACACGTGGCTCCGCCGCAACTACGAGGGCATCGAGAGCCGCTACATCGTCCACGACGTCCGCGCCGGCGAGGTGGACAAGAAGACGTTCTTCTCGGTGCGCGAGGACGGCGGCACACGGATTTCTTCCGCGTTCACCTGCTGCAAGGACCTGCTGGCGGCGCACTACGACCCCAACGACTGGAATATCTACCTCTTCCACTTCTCCGACGGCGACAACTCCAGCGACGCCGACAACCGCTTGTGCGTCAAGCTGCTGAAGGAGAACCTGCTCCCCCACTGCAACCTCTTCGGGTACTGCCAGGTTGCCAGCGCCTACGGCAGCGGCTCCTTCTACGGCGTGCTCCAGGAAGCGTTCCCCGACGGGGCGGCGGACGAGTCGGGCCCCAAGCTCATCACCAGCAAGGTGAACGGGCGCGACGACCTGTTCGAGTCGCTCCGCACGTTCTTCAAGGCCGGGCGGTGA
- the rho gene encoding transcription termination factor Rho, with product MHQGQLHAYLPSDEELEREAVELERAVKAGEVKQGAAESVSIAELQQMTLEELHKVAHREGFADVQSTPRQDLVFKILKARAARQGLMYGEGTLEIMQDGFGFLRSPEQSYLPGPDDIYISPSMIRRYGLRRGMVVKGVVRPPKENERYFALLRADKINGREPQKVHDLRGFEDLTPLHPEQRYVLETEPSEIECRVIDLVTPIGKGQRMLIVAPPRTGKTVLMQKITKAITRNNKDVKIIVLLVDERPEEVTDFKRNCAASNVEVVASTFDEQSSRHVQVAEMVIEKAKRMVEFGDDVVILLDSITRLARAYNAETSHSGKIMTGGLDSNALQRPKKFFGAARAIEQGGSLTIIGTALVDTGSKMDEVIFEEFKGTGNAELHLDRKLVEKRIWPAIDVAASGTRREELLLDPKELELVYRLRKVLSDMNVVEAMELLKTRLKKVKTNAEFLVTMSLG from the coding sequence ATGCACCAGGGCCAGCTCCACGCCTACCTCCCCAGCGACGAGGAGCTCGAGCGCGAGGCCGTCGAGCTCGAACGCGCCGTCAAGGCTGGCGAGGTCAAGCAGGGCGCGGCGGAATCCGTCTCCATCGCCGAGCTCCAGCAAATGACCCTTGAGGAGCTCCACAAGGTCGCCCACCGCGAGGGTTTCGCCGACGTCCAGTCCACCCCCCGCCAGGACCTCGTCTTCAAAATCTTGAAGGCCCGCGCCGCCCGTCAGGGCCTCATGTATGGCGAGGGCACCCTCGAGATCATGCAGGACGGCTTCGGCTTCCTCCGCTCCCCCGAGCAGTCCTACCTCCCCGGCCCCGACGACATCTACATCAGCCCCTCCATGATCCGCCGCTACGGCCTCCGCCGAGGCATGGTCGTCAAGGGCGTCGTCCGACCCCCCAAGGAGAACGAGCGCTACTTCGCCCTCCTCCGCGCCGACAAGATCAACGGCCGCGAGCCCCAGAAGGTCCACGACCTCCGCGGCTTCGAGGACCTCACGCCCCTCCACCCCGAGCAGCGCTACGTGCTCGAGACCGAGCCCAGCGAGATCGAGTGCCGCGTCATCGACCTCGTCACCCCCATCGGCAAGGGCCAGCGCATGCTGATCGTCGCCCCGCCCCGCACGGGCAAGACGGTCCTCATGCAGAAGATCACCAAGGCCATCACCCGCAACAACAAGGACGTCAAGATCATCGTCCTCCTCGTCGACGAGCGCCCCGAAGAAGTCACCGACTTCAAGCGCAACTGCGCCGCCTCCAACGTCGAGGTCGTCGCCTCCACCTTCGACGAGCAGTCCTCACGCCACGTGCAGGTCGCCGAGATGGTCATCGAGAAGGCCAAGCGCATGGTCGAGTTCGGCGACGACGTCGTCATCCTCCTCGACTCCATCACCCGCCTCGCCCGCGCCTACAACGCCGAGACCAGCCACTCCGGCAAGATCATGACCGGCGGCCTCGACAGCAACGCCCTCCAGCGCCCCAAGAAGTTCTTCGGCGCCGCCCGCGCCATCGAGCAGGGCGGCAGCCTCACCATCATCGGCACCGCCCTGGTCGACACCGGCTCCAAGATGGACGAGGTCATCTTCGAGGAGTTCAAGGGCACCGGCAACGCCGAGCTCCACCTCGACCGCAAGCTCGTCGAGAAGCGCATCTGGCCCGCCATCGACGTCGCCGCCTCCGGCACCCGCCGCGAAGAGCTCCTCCTCGACCCCAAGGAGCTCGAGCTCGTCTACCGCCTCCGCAAGGTCCTCTCCGACATGAACGTCGTCGAGGCCATGGAGCTCCTCAAGACCCGCCTCAAGAAGGTCAAGACCAACGCCGAGTTCCTCGTCACGATGTCCCTCGGCTGA
- a CDS encoding ABC transporter permease — protein MKGAGAIASRELGSYFRQPAGWIIIALYLFLTAMVFSFWVLNPGQPATLRSFFAVSGWLLLPVVPAVSMRLISDELKSGTLEGLLTSPVTGPAIVLGKFFGAALFLLGMLLPTLVFVALLFRVSEPAPDVGPLVSGYLCLTLLALLYLSIGTLATSLTSNATLAFMITLFAILGLMFMEGAYDKAPAWLRPVVGAMLIRPRIEDFAKGVIDTGHVVFFLSTTGWFLLLSVASVELRRWR, from the coding sequence ATGAAGGGCGCTGGAGCGATCGCATCGCGCGAGCTGGGGTCCTACTTCCGCCAGCCGGCGGGCTGGATCATCATCGCGCTCTACCTCTTCCTGACCGCGATGGTCTTCTCCTTCTGGGTGCTGAACCCCGGCCAGCCCGCAACCCTGCGCAGCTTCTTTGCGGTTTCGGGCTGGCTGCTCCTGCCCGTCGTCCCCGCGGTGTCCATGCGGCTCATCTCCGATGAGCTCAAGAGCGGCACCCTGGAAGGGCTGCTCACAAGCCCGGTGACCGGTCCCGCCATTGTCCTCGGCAAGTTCTTCGGTGCCGCCCTCTTCCTGCTCGGCATGCTCCTGCCCACGCTCGTCTTCGTAGCGCTGCTCTTCCGCGTGTCCGAGCCCGCGCCCGACGTCGGCCCCCTCGTCTCGGGCTACCTGTGCCTCACGTTGCTGGCGCTGCTCTACCTCTCGATCGGCACGCTCGCGACCTCGCTCACGAGCAACGCGACCCTCGCGTTCATGATCACCCTGTTCGCGATCCTTGGCCTGATGTTCATGGAAGGCGCGTACGACAAGGCCCCCGCCTGGCTGCGGCCCGTGGTCGGGGCGATGCTGATCCGCCCGCGTATCGAGGACTTCGCCAAGGGCGTGATCGACACCGGGCACGTCGTGTTCTTCCTGAGCACCACCGGCTGGTTCCTGCTGCTGAGCGTCGCGAGCGTCGAGCTGAGGAGATGGCGATGA
- a CDS encoding CoA transferase subunit A, which produces MANKVFADAKAAMADLRDKGILRDGMTVMVGGFGLCGIPETLILALRDSGVKGLTCISNNAGVDDFGLGLLLQTRQIKKMISSYVGENATFEKQFLSGELEVEFNPQGTLAERIRAGGAGIPAFYTATGVGTPVAEGKETRTFLRPREDTALHNRPGQRPSSAQPREFVMETGLFADLALVKAHKADSFGNLVYRKTARNFNPMMATAATFTIAEVEEIAPLGALDPDTIHTPGNFVKRVIKSTPQKRIEQRTIRPS; this is translated from the coding sequence ATGGCCAACAAGGTGTTTGCAGACGCGAAGGCCGCCATGGCCGACCTCAGGGACAAAGGCATCCTCCGCGACGGCATGACCGTCATGGTCGGCGGCTTCGGCCTCTGCGGCATCCCCGAGACGCTCATCCTCGCCCTGCGCGACAGCGGCGTGAAGGGCCTCACCTGCATCAGCAACAACGCCGGTGTTGACGACTTCGGTCTGGGCCTGCTCCTCCAGACCCGCCAGATCAAGAAGATGATCTCCAGCTACGTCGGCGAGAACGCCACCTTCGAAAAGCAGTTCCTCTCCGGCGAGCTCGAGGTCGAGTTCAACCCCCAGGGCACCCTGGCCGAGCGCATCCGCGCCGGCGGCGCCGGAATCCCCGCCTTCTACACCGCGACCGGCGTCGGCACGCCCGTGGCCGAGGGCAAGGAGACCCGCACGTTCCTCCGCCCCCGCGAGGACACCGCCCTCCACAACCGCCCCGGCCAGCGCCCCTCATCAGCGCAGCCCCGCGAGTTCGTCATGGAGACCGGCCTCTTCGCCGACCTCGCCCTCGTCAAGGCCCACAAGGCCGACAGCTTCGGCAACCTCGTCTACCGCAAGACCGCCCGCAACTTCAACCCCATGATGGCCACCGCCGCCACCTTCACCATCGCCGAGGTCGAAGAGATCGCCCCCCTGGGCGCCCTCGACCCCGACACCATCCACACCCCAGGCAACTTCGTGAAGCGCGTCATCAAGTCCACCCCCCAGAAGCGCATCGAACAACGCACCATCCGCCCCTCGTGA
- the hpt gene encoding hypoxanthine phosphoribosyltransferase — protein sequence MFRDIEKVLITRDKIAARVHDLGAQIARDLQSVLGDDHDHTNEVVLVSVLTGSIIFVADLVRQLPLKLSMGLVAVSSYPGTSMESKGVHMRSELPQNLTGKHVLVVDDILDSGQTLDVLSRLILEQKPASLRLAVLLRKPGKAKVPVHVDYVGFDIPDEFVVGYGLDYDGFYRNYPEIATLRPEAVARSQS from the coding sequence ATGTTCCGCGACATCGAAAAGGTCCTGATCACCCGCGACAAGATCGCCGCCCGAGTCCACGACCTGGGCGCCCAGATCGCCCGCGACCTCCAGTCCGTGCTCGGCGACGACCACGACCACACCAACGAGGTCGTCCTCGTTTCCGTCCTCACCGGCTCGATCATCTTCGTCGCCGACCTCGTCCGCCAGCTCCCCCTCAAGCTCAGCATGGGCCTCGTCGCCGTCTCCAGCTACCCCGGCACCTCGATGGAGAGCAAGGGCGTGCACATGCGCTCCGAGCTCCCGCAGAACCTCACCGGCAAGCACGTCCTCGTCGTTGACGACATCCTCGACTCCGGCCAGACCCTCGACGTCCTCTCCCGCCTCATCCTCGAGCAGAAGCCCGCGTCCCTCCGCCTCGCCGTGCTCCTCCGCAAGCCCGGCAAGGCCAAGGTCCCCGTGCACGTCGACTACGTCGGCTTCGACATCCCCGACGAGTTCGTCGTCGGCTACGGCCTCGACTACGACGGCTTTTATCGGAACTACCCCGAGATCGCCACCCTCAGGCCCGAGGCCGTCGCACGCTCGCAGTCCTGA
- the coaE gene encoding dephospho-CoA kinase (Dephospho-CoA kinase (CoaE) performs the final step in coenzyme A biosynthesis.): protein MHPASQPPNPPTGLLRRYVPEGERIILWLHPSPWFIVLRSFWVIAVVMLIVVGIRYGAGVIDLPVVVDFAAWIGAGILVAVVVWQSLEWLSRLYVLTDRRLIAVAGVVRQSISDVPLRNVRNLVIVRSLADRLLGLGTLGAATAGTANYEVVWVELEKPNDVMRLVRKAVDDVVGPQGGTGLPTAAPQGGTGLPTGAPPHPLILGLTGGIGAGKSAVARLLEQRNFLLIDSDKDAKEALDRPEVRSQLVQWWGDRVLTPEGTANRKAIAEIIFSDPAQRARLEALIHPLVKADRAQVIARAAREHRRGVVVDAPLLFEAGSDKECDFVLFIDAPRDQRLARVASRGWDEAELTRREIAQLPLEEKRRRADTTIVNDSTIEALQARVDLALNDLLARPRPARIPGTWPHPGQ from the coding sequence ATGCACCCCGCGTCCCAACCACCCAACCCGCCCACCGGCCTGCTCCGCCGCTACGTGCCCGAGGGCGAGCGCATCATCCTGTGGCTGCACCCTTCGCCCTGGTTCATCGTGCTCCGATCGTTCTGGGTGATCGCTGTGGTGATGCTCATCGTCGTCGGGATCCGCTACGGCGCCGGCGTCATCGACCTGCCCGTCGTTGTCGACTTCGCCGCGTGGATCGGAGCGGGCATCCTCGTGGCCGTCGTCGTCTGGCAGTCCCTCGAGTGGCTCAGCCGGCTGTACGTCCTCACGGACCGCCGCCTCATCGCCGTCGCCGGCGTCGTCCGCCAATCCATCTCCGACGTTCCACTCCGCAACGTCCGCAACCTCGTCATCGTCCGCTCCCTCGCCGACCGCCTCCTCGGCCTTGGAACCCTCGGCGCCGCCACCGCCGGCACCGCCAACTACGAGGTCGTCTGGGTCGAGCTCGAGAAACCCAACGACGTCATGCGCCTCGTCCGCAAGGCCGTTGATGATGTTGTCGGTCCTCAAGGTGGCACCGGTCTCCCGACCGCTGCTCCTCAAGGTGGCACCGGTCTCCCGACCGGTGCTCCCCCTCACCCCCTCATCCTCGGCCTCACCGGCGGCATCGGCGCCGGTAAGTCCGCCGTCGCCCGCCTCCTCGAGCAACGCAACTTCCTCCTCATCGATTCCGACAAGGACGCGAAAGAAGCCCTCGACCGCCCCGAGGTCCGCTCCCAGCTCGTCCAGTGGTGGGGGGACAGAGTCCTCACCCCCGAAGGCACCGCCAACCGCAAGGCCATCGCCGAGATCATCTTCTCCGACCCCGCCCAGCGCGCCCGCCTCGAAGCCCTCATCCACCCCCTCGTCAAAGCCGACCGCGCCCAAGTCATCGCTCGCGCCGCCCGTGAGCACCGCCGCGGCGTCGTCGTCGACGCCCCACTCCTCTTTGAAGCCGGCTCCGACAAGGAGTGCGACTTCGTCCTCTTTATCGACGCCCCCCGCGACCAGCGCCTCGCCCGCGTCGCCTCCCGCGGCTGGGACGAGGCCGAGCTCACCCGCCGCGAAATCGCCCAACTTCCCCTAGAGGAGAAGCGCCGGCGCGCCGATACCACAATCGTCAACGATTCCACAATCGAGGCCCTTCAAGCCCGCGTGGACCTCGCCCTGAACGATCTCTTAGCCCGTCCGCGTCCTGCCCGGATTCCGGGAACTTGGCCGCACCCCGGGCAGTAG